Below is a window of Sulfitobacter sp. BSw21498 DNA.
AGAAGCGGAACTCTGAATTATGCTCCCTCATCATGGTAGATACGACTACTCCCCAATCTCTAAGCGCGCCGACTACAACTGGCCCGAGGGGAAACGGCTTGCGGTCTATATCGGGCTCAATCTTGAACATTTTAGCTTTGGGACTGGACTTGGTGCCGAACTGGCACCTGGGGGCCCCCAACCAGATGTTCTAAACTACGCTTGGCGCGACTATGGCAACCGCGTTGGCGCATGGCGGCTGTTAGAGTTGTTTGACGCATTGGGCCTGCCTGCCAGTGTGCTGGCCAACAGCGAAATGTATGAATACGCACCAGACCTAGTGGCGTCTTTCAGCGCGCGCGGCGACGAAATCGTCGGGCACGGGCGAACGAATTCCGAACGTCAAAGCGACCTGACGATGGAGGCAGAGGCCGCGCTTATTTCCGCAGCTACGAAAGTCCTGAAAAATGCCGAAGGTATACAGCCAAAGGGCTGGCTTTCCCCCTGGATCGCGGAAAGTTTGGATACACCCGATCTACTCTCACAGTCTGGGTATAGATACACGCTCAACTGGTGCATGGACGATCAACCTGTCTGGATGAAAACACGCAACGGCCGCCTCTTGTCGATCCCTTATCCGCAGGAGGTGAATGACATTCCCTCTATCGTCGCCCGCAAAGACGGCGCGGCCGATTTTGCGAATATGATCATCGATAACTTTGATGAGATGCTCGAACAGTCTTCGCGGCAACCGCTTGTTATGGGCATCGCGTTGCATCCCTATCTGGTCGGACAGCCCTACAGGCTTCGACATCTGCGCCGTGCGTTGTCTCATATCGTTTCGAAACAAGACCAGGTATGGCTGACGACAAGCGGTGCTATTTCAGACTACTGTTATGATGTGATACCCGACTTGGTTCCCTGAGCGATACGCCACGCCCCTTCGCTGCGTAGTATTTGGCGCATTCTGAGTTGCTTTTGGATGCTGCGGATCGCAGGTTTTTCGAATTGTCTACTGACAGACACATCACGTGGTCTGGTTAAAACGGGTTTGGCAGGATTAACCGTCGCCGCATGTCTATGGCCCCGTTCACGACGTGAGGAATTGCCCTAGGCGCTTAGGGCCGCTGCAGAGCCAGAAATGCGCTTAATAATGTTCTTTGCCTAGGATCGCCATAACCTCACTAAAAGGCCCCCTCCGTAGGACACGGCTGTATTCTAGCTGGATTTCTTGAAAAGCGGCTCTGGAAGTTTCAGGCCGGTTCGATAAGGGTGATGAAAATCCGCAGCCGAGGCGTTTTATTCTAATGTTCCGCGATCTTTCAGTGCCCGCAGTTTCCATGGGTCTCCTTGCCGCATTCGTCGGATATTCAGCGTCATTCGCGATCGTACTGGCGGGGCTGACCGCGATGGGAGCAACGGGCGCGCAGGCGACGACGGGCCTGTTTTTCGCAACCCTCGGCATGGGGATTTGCAGCATCTGGCTTCCTGCCGTAACGCGCATCCCTGCCGCAGTGGCATGGTCTACGCCGGGGGCGGCCTTTCTTGCGACAACGGCCATCTTGCCCGGCGGGTTTGCTGAAGCCGTGGGTGCTTTGATCTTTTGTGCCGGATTGATCGTTCTGACGGGGTTGATCCCCGCGCTTGGCCGGATCGTGGCGGCAATACCGAAACCTATTGCAAACGCCCTGCTCGCGGGCGTTCTGCTCAAGCTCTGTCTCGCCCCTGCACTTGCGCTTGGCAGCATTCCCTTGCTGGTTTTGCCGGTGCTCCTCGCATGGCTTGCGGGCCTGACGTGGAACAGGTTGGCAGCAATGCCTTTTGCTGTGATTGCGTTTATTGTGGTTCTCTTTTACGCCGTCGATACGTCGAGCAGCCCCGTGCAAACCGGCGGGGCGTGGCTTCCTACCTTTGCTCTTACAGCCCCGATCTTTACGGTTCAGTCCTTCTTTTCCGTCGCTCTGCCGCTTTATCTGGTGACGATGGCGGGGCAGAATATCCCGGGCTTTGCTGTGCTGGAACTGAACGGCTATTCAGTCGACCGCCAACCCCTGATCCGCAAAACCGGCCTTGTCAGCCTTGCGTTCGCGCCGTTCGGGTCGATCCCTGTCAACATGTCCGCGATCACCGCAGCGATGATGGCTGGCGAAGACGCGGGCCGCGATCCGGCAACCCGCTATTGGGCGGCAATCACATCGGGGATTGTCTACATCCTGCTTGCGTTTGCTGCCGCGCTGATCACCGCACTGGCAAGCCTTGCACCGCTTGCTTTGATTACTGCGGTGGCCGGACTTGCACTTATCCCCGCGCTGGTTGGCTCGCTCTCTGCTGCCTTCACCACCCCCACCCAACTAGAGGCACCGGCGCTGACGTTCTTGATCGCGGCAAGCGGTATGACGCTTTATGGCATAAGCGGCGCGTTTTGGGGCGTTATCACCGGCGCGATCATCTGGGGGGCAAAGGCCATCGCGCATCGATTAAGGGCCTGACCTTGCTTTGGCGCCAGAGGTTTAAAAAAGCCAACGCATTGCACATATATTTTCCATGAAGAGATTTATCTCTGATGATAACGTATTCTAACTGCCCAGTTTACTCTTTGACCGAGTGACCTAGTTAACCAAAATGAACAAACTGAAGAAAATGCAGCATGACTGAAACAACGACGCCCGACGTAACGCAAAGATTATCAACCGGGACTTCGGGTCTCGACGATGTGCTGCGCGGTGGCATAACACCCGAACGGCTTTATCTGGTCGAAGGCACGCCCGGAGCGGGCAAGACAACGCTTGCGTTAAAATTCCTGATGGAGGGGCGCGCGGCGGGCCGTCAGGGGCTCTATATCACCCTGTCTGAAACCGTGAATGAGCTGACTGCTGTGGCACAGTCGCACGGCTGGACACTGGATGACATCGCCCTGTTCGAAATGGTGGCAGAAGATGAATTCAGCCCCGACCACGAACAGTCCTTGCTGCACCCTAGCGAAGTCGAGCTTGGTGAAACTGTGCGCGGGATCATTGATCTGG
It encodes the following:
- a CDS encoding polysaccharide deacetylase family protein, whose amino-acid sequence is MLPHHGRYDYSPISKRADYNWPEGKRLAVYIGLNLEHFSFGTGLGAELAPGGPQPDVLNYAWRDYGNRVGAWRLLELFDALGLPASVLANSEMYEYAPDLVASFSARGDEIVGHGRTNSERQSDLTMEAEAALISAATKVLKNAEGIQPKGWLSPWIAESLDTPDLLSQSGYRYTLNWCMDDQPVWMKTRNGRLLSIPYPQEVNDIPSIVARKDGAADFANMIIDNFDEMLEQSSRQPLVMGIALHPYLVGQPYRLRHLRRALSHIVSKQDQVWLTTSGAISDYCYDVIPDLVP
- a CDS encoding benzoate/H(+) symporter BenE family transporter, with the translated sequence MFRDLSVPAVSMGLLAAFVGYSASFAIVLAGLTAMGATGAQATTGLFFATLGMGICSIWLPAVTRIPAAVAWSTPGAAFLATTAILPGGFAEAVGALIFCAGLIVLTGLIPALGRIVAAIPKPIANALLAGVLLKLCLAPALALGSIPLLVLPVLLAWLAGLTWNRLAAMPFAVIAFIVVLFYAVDTSSSPVQTGGAWLPTFALTAPIFTVQSFFSVALPLYLVTMAGQNIPGFAVLELNGYSVDRQPLIRKTGLVSLAFAPFGSIPVNMSAITAAMMAGEDAGRDPATRYWAAITSGIVYILLAFAAALITALASLAPLALITAVAGLALIPALVGSLSAAFTTPTQLEAPALTFLIAASGMTLYGISGAFWGVITGAIIWGAKAIAHRLRA